The following proteins are co-located in the Solanum pennellii chromosome 1, SPENNV200 genome:
- the LOC107005011 gene encoding abscisic-aldehyde oxidase-like produces MEEKQKRGTSLVFAVNGERFELPCIDPSTTLLHFLRSQTRFNSPKLGCGEGGCGACVVLVSKYDPKLKKVEDFSVSSCLTLLCTFNGCSITTSEGLGNTRDGFHSIHERFAGFHASQCGFCTPGLCMSLFSALVNADKGNKPDSPPGFSKLTSSEAEKAIVGNLCRCTGYRPIADACKSFAADIDIEDLGLNSFWKNGDSKEMKVSKLPPYDPNKNLSTYPKFLKSESATILESSRYPWYSPVSIEELRNLLYSNVTENGASFKLVVGNTGSGYYKETQRYDHYIDLRHVPELSVIKRDQTGIEVGATVTISTFISFLKEESKINFGSYGKLVSDKLAYHMEKIASPFVRNSASVGGNLVMAQKNGFPSDIATLFLGLCATVSLITGHGFENLTWEELLLRPPLDSRTVLLTVSIPFKKDQNSKFLFEAYRAAPRPYGNALAYINAAFQADVSLCQNSFRINNIRLAFGAYGTKYATRAKKVEEYLTGKMLNVHILYEALKLIKLAVVPEDGTLHPEYRSSLAVSFVFEFLYPLTNAHSVISGGLHNGINDISVEEVFKSSKDGCISQGRKQTLLSSAKQVMESSTEYYPVGEPMMKVGAAMQASGEAVYVDDIPSPPNCLHGAFIYSTKPLAGVKGIQLKSNQLTYGVTEVITCKDIPSGGENVGVITRFDPEPLFADDFVRCVGDRIAIVVADSQRSADVAARTALVEYDTDNIESPILTVEDAVEKSSFIKIPPFLYPKQVGDFSKGMAEADHKIFSAEVRLGSEYYFYMETQTALAIPDEDNCMVVYTSSQCPERAQYVIATCLGVPEHSIRVITRRVGGGFGGKAIKSMPISAACALAAYKLRRPVRIYVNRNSDMVMTGGRHPMKVTYSVGFKSSGKITALHLDLLINAGISDDVSPTLPLNVIKALKKYDWGALSFDVKLCKTNLTSKSAMRAPGEVQGSYIAEAIIEHVSSSLSMEVDSVRNKNVHTFESLNLVYDNIVSVGEYTLPSIMDKLAVSSNFFQRSKMIEQFNQKSTWKKRGISRVPIVYEATEQPKPGKVSILQDGSIVVEVGGIEIGQGLWTKVKQMTAYSLGLIESSWAEELVDKIRVIQADTLNIVQGGYTAGSTTSESSCEAVRLCCNVLVERLSPLKKKLQEQNVSVDWPTLIRQAQMESVNLAANSYYVPESDFTSYLNFGAAVSEVEIDILTGETTILQSDIIYDCGQSLNPAVDMGQIEGAFVQGIGFFMNEEYLTNEDGLMVSNSTWTYKIPTIDTIPRNFNVHVVNSGHHEKRVLSSKASGEPPLLLAASVHCAARAAVKAAREQLKQWDKLDGSVSEFYLDVPAILPVVKTQCGLDYVEKYLETLLAQKCN; encoded by the exons ATGGAGGAAAAACAGAAAAGAGGGACTTCATTGGTTTTTGCAGTTAATGGAGAGAGGTTTGAGTTGCCATGTATTGATCCTTCTACAACTTTGCTTCATTTCTTGCGCTCTCAGACTCGTTTCAACAGTCCTAAACTTGGTTGTGGTGAAG GTGGTTGTGGGGCTTGTGTCGTTCTGGTATCAAAGTATGATCCAAAGCTTAAAAAGGTTGAAGATTTTAGCGTGAGTTCGTGTCTTACACTTCTTTGCACTTTTAATGGTTGTTCTATTACTACAAGTGAAGGCCTTGGGAACACCAGAGATGGTTTCCACTCTATTCATGAAAGATTTGCAGGTTTTCATGCTTCTCAATGTGGCTTTTGCACTCCTGGACTGTGTATGTCGTTATTCTCAGCTCTTGTCAATGCCGATAAAGGAAACAAGCCAGATTCTCCACCGGGATTCTCTAAGCTTACTTCGTCCGAAGCTGAAAAGGCAATAGTAGGGAACCTTTGTCGGTGTACTGGATACCGGCCCATTGCTGATGCCTGCAAATCTTTTGCTGCTGATATTGATATAGAGGATTTGGGGCTCAATTCTTTTTGGAAAAACGGAGATTCCAAGGAAATGAAAGTAAGTAAATTACCTCCCTATGATCCAAACAAGAATTTAAGTACATATCCCaagttcttgaaaagtgaatCTGCCACGATTTTGGAATCCTCAAGGTACCCTTGGTACAGTCCTGTTTCCATTGAGGAGCTACGGAACTTGTTGTACTCCAATGTGACGGAAAATGGTGCAAGCTTTAAACTTGTCGTTGGTAATACCGGCAGTGGTTATTATAAGGAAACTCAAAGATATGATCATTACATTGATCTCAGGCATGTTCCTGAACTCTCAGTAATCAAAAGAGATCAGACGGGCATTGAAGTCGGAGCAACTGTGACTATCTCTACATTCATTTCATTCTTGAAAGAGGAAAGTAAAATCAATTTTGGTTCATATGGGAAGTTGGTGTCTGATAAACTAGCTTACCACATGGAGAAGATTGCTTCACCATTTGTGAGAAACTCTGCTAGTGTGGGAGGAAATTTGGTTATGGCTCAGAAGAATGGTTTTCCTTCAGATATTGCTACATTATTTCTCGGGCTTTGTGCTACTGTTAGCTTGATAACTGGACATGGATTTGAAAACCTCACATGGGAAGAGTTACTATTGAGACCACCACTAGACTCGAGGACTGTACTTTTAACTGTTTCTATCCCATTTAAGAAAGatcaaaattctaaatttttgttTGAAGCCTATCGAGCTGCTCCACGACCTTATGGAAATGCATTGGCATATATAAATGCTGCTTTCCAGGCTGATGTTTCTCTCTGCCAGAACAGCTTCCGGATAAACAATATCCGGTTGGCATTTGGTGCTTATGGCACAAAATATGCAACAAGGGCTAAAAAGGTAGAGGAATATCTAACTGGGAAAATGTTAAACgtacatattttatatgaagcactaaaattaatcaaactaGCAGTGGTACCGGAAGATGGCACTTTGCACCCTGAGTACAGATCAAGCTTGGCTGTCAGTTTTGTTTTTGAGTTTCTTTATCCCTTAACTAATGCTCATTCTGTTATTTCTGGTGGCTTACACAATGGAATCAATGACATCTCAGTCGAGGAAGTTTTCAAAAGTAGTAAAGATGGTTGCATCAGTCAGGGGAGAAAACAAACACTACTATCTTCTGCTAAGCAGGTTATGGAATCAAGTACTGAGTACTATCCAGTAGGTGAACCGATGATGAAGGTCGGAGCTGCCATGCAAGCCTCTG GTGAAGCTGTTTATGTAGATGACATCCCTTCACCACCAAACTGTCTGCATGGAGCATTTATCTACAGTACGAAACCATTAGCAGGTGTAAAAGGAATCCAGCTCAAGTCTAATCAATTAACATATGGAGTCACCGAGGTTATTACTTGTAAAGATATCCCAAGTGGAGGAGAAAATGTAGGAGTTATTACAAGGTTTGATCCTGAGCCCTTATTTGCAGATGATTTCGTCCGATGCGTTGGTGACAGAATCGCAATTGTG GTTGCTGACAGTCAGAGGTCTGCTGATGTGGCTGCAAGAACGGCCCTTGTTGAATACGATACTGATAATATAGAATCACCCATTTTAACCGTCGAGGATGCTGTTGAAAAATCTAGCTTTATCAAAATCCCACCATTTCTGTATCCAAAACAAGTCGGTGATTTCTCGAAAGGAATGGCTGAAGCTGATCACAAGATTTTCTCTGCTGAG GTAAGACTTGGTTCCGAGTACTATTTTTATATGGAGACACAGACTGCCCTTGCAATTCCAGATGAAGACAACTGCATGGTTGTTTATACTTCAAGCCAGTGCCCTGAGAGAGCACAATATGTGATCGCCACTTGTCTTGGTGTTCCCGAACACAGTATCCGTGTAATTACCAGAAGAGTCGGAGGTGGCTTTGGGGGCAAGGCAATCAAATCAATGCCA ATCTCTGCAGCTTGTGCACTTGCAGCATACAAGTTAAGGCGACCTGTCAGGATATATGTCAACCGGAACAGTGACATGGTAATGACAGGAGGAAGACACCCAATGAAAGTAACATATAGTGTAGGATTCAAGTCGAGTGGAAAGATCACAGCATTGCATCTTGATCTATTGATAAATGCTGGGATCTCGGACGATGTAAGCCCCACCCTACCATTAAATGTGATTAAAGCACTAAAGAAATATGATTGGGGTGCCTTATCTTTCGATGTAAAACTATGCAAGACAAATCTTACTAGCAAATCGGCTATGCGGGCCCCTGGGGAGGTGCAGGGATCTTATATTGCCGAAGCTATAATAGAACATGTATCCAGTTCACTGTCGATGGAGGTGGACTCGGTCAGAAATAAAAATGTTCATACATTTGAAAGTCTTAATTTGGTCTATGATAACATTGTATCAGTAGGAGAATATACATTGCCTAGTATCATGGATAAGTTGGCTGTGTCCTCAAACTTTTTTCAACGTAGCAAGATGATAGAACAATTCAACCAGAAAAGCACATGGAAGAAAAGGGGTATCTCCCGAGTACCAATCGTGTATGAAGCTACAGAACAACCGAAACCAGGAAAAGTCAGTATTCTGCAAGACGGATCAATTGTTGTAGAGGTAGGAGGGATTGAGATTGGCCAAGGGCTATGGACAAAGGTTAAGCAGATGACTGCCTATTCTCTTGGTTTAATTGAAAGCAGCTGGGCCGAAGAACTTGTGGATAAAATACGAGTCATACAAGCAGATACCTTAAACATAGTGCAAGGTGGGTATACAGCTGGGAGCACTACATCGGAATCAAGTTGTGAAGCTGTTAGACTTTGCTGTAATGTCTTGGTTGAAAGGTTGAGTCCTCTTAAGAAAAAGTTACAGGAACAAAATGTCTCTGTTGATTGGCCAACACTGATTCGCCAG GCACAAATGGAATCAGTAAACTTAGCAGCAAATTCTTATTATGTACCAGAATCTGATTTTACGAGTTATTTGAACTTTGGTGCTGCTGTCAGTGAG GTGGAGATTGATATCCTGACCGGAGAGACTACCATTTTGCAATCTGATATTATTTACGACTGTGGGCAGAGCTTGAATCCAGCCGTTGATATGGGACAG ATTGAAGGGGCTTTCGTTCAAGGAATCGGATTTTTCATGAACGAAGAGTATCTTACAAACGAAGACGGGTTAATGGTCTCGAATAGCACATGGACATACAAGATCCCAACAATTGACACCATACCTCGAAATTTCAATGTTCATGTGGTAAACAGTGGACACCATGAAAAACGTGTACTCTCCTCTAAAG CATCTGGTGAGCCACCGTTGCTTCTGGCAGCCAGCGTCCATTGTGCAGCACGAGCAGCGGTTAAAGCAGCACGTGAACAACTCAAACAATGGGACAAGCTTGACGGGTCTGTTTCAGAATTCTATCTGGACGTCCCCGCCATATTACCCGTTGTGAAGACACAGTGTGGCCTGGATTATGTGGAGAAATACTTGGAAACTTTGCTGGCTCAGAAATGTAACTGA
- the LOC107008531 gene encoding F-box protein FBW2-like — MENEREEMESTNGKSKRVCVRVENDAVCSTGGRWDELSPELLASIFVRIVPPVLMVKSVALVCRNWMEIVSGPYCWTDIDLEQWCRDCCVANRPHLIDQVVRKIVRRSRSTFRRLSTFRLGDVGFSFAASRGRCLKTLQIPMCEVTDNVVVKYVGFLANLTFLDISYCFKVTEKGLKAFGTECKSLTHLRRNMPIWELPDSVESSDVKDQEALIIADTMKGLQRLDYAFNRLSDTGVEAILTQCKALTHLEIQGCWNVELKGDLEARCKKLVNFQKPWIDDLIYSSDDDSTEGESDDESIYSESSSSSDLD, encoded by the exons ATGGAGAATGAGAGAGAAGAAATGGAATCTACTAATGGTAAGAGCAAAAGGGTATGCGTTAGAGTTGAAAACGACGCTGTTTGTTCCACCGGTGGTAGGTGGGATGAGTTAAGCCCGGAGTTATTAGCTTCAATATTCGTAAGGATTGTTCCGCCGGTGCTGATGGTGAAGTCAGTGGCCTTAGTTTGCCGAAATTGGATGGAGATAGTTTCCGGTCCCTACTGCTGGACGGATATTGATCTGGAACAGTGGTGCCGTGATTGCTGCGTTGCTAATCGTCCCCACTTGATTGACCAGGTTGTTCGTAAAATTGTTCGCCGGAGCAGGTCCACATTCCGGCGACTTTCCACTTTCCGTCTCGGCGATGTCGGATTCTCCTTTGCTGCTAGCCG TGGAAGATGTCTGAAGACACTGCAAATCCCTATGTGTGAAGTTACTGACAACGTGGTTGTAAAGTATGTGGGATTCTTGGCCAATCTAACCTTCTTGGACATCAGCTACTGTTTTAAGGTCACAGAGAAGGGTCTGAAAGCTTTCGGAACAGAGTGCAAGTCCTTGACTCATCTCCGAAGAAACATGCCTATTTGGGAGCTGCCCGACAGTGTTGAATCTTCTGATGTCAAAGATCAGGAGGCGCTAATTATAGCGGACACTATGAAAGGTCTCCAGCGCCTTGACTATGCTTTCAACCGGTTGAGTGATACTGGCGTTGAGGCTATTCTCACCCAGTGTAAGGCACTAACACACCTTGAAATTCAAGGGTGTTGGAATGTGGAGCTGAAGGGTGATCTCGAGGCAAGATGTAAAAAGCTTGTAAACTTTCAGAAACCTTGGATCGATGACCTAATTTATTCCTCGGATGACGATAGTACCGAGGGTGAATCTGATGATGAGTCCATCTACTCTGAATCGTCCTCTTCATCAGATTTGGATTAG
- the LOC107011285 gene encoding protein IQ-DOMAIN 14, giving the protein MAKKKSWFNLLKTFFVSGSESRLDKGKRKGWVFTRLKIRRLVATSALSPPRERRQQKAEEKQNKHAINVDVETINESNVDAENPKVSFKEDIESIHEPNNETLVLSKLTIHGEETKYFYLYERRIENLAAIKIQTAFRGYLAKKALRALKGLVRLQAIVRGRAVRRQAIATLRSLQSIVNIQSEVCAKRCDNQVKNTVHCQEKTLMDLGEKDIKIDLSSQKRWDNRYLSKEEANKMFSSKREAAIKRERIREYWLSHRRSTESDINGRRRYWLEQWVDAQLAKRDDLKNVDTLFSARNREEFERKEMKPKPSLRQYHTDQELVSPVYVPRRSFHHRRQKSTGDHDNTFMGSPSIPTYMAATESAKAKARSMSSPRLRPINTDVYSEINSPYKYKLSPISSINSDATVTSRIGSVPGFSQRSPCLKGTPGPIKSTRSIKDLSFGSDGAFANWDRIGACR; this is encoded by the exons ATGGCAAAGAAGAAGAGCTGGTTCAACTTGCTTAAGACATTTTTCGTTTCAGGATCAGAATCAAGATTAGACAAG GGGAAAAGAAAAGGATGGGTATTTACAAGGCTAAAGATTAGAAGATTGGTGGCGACCTCGGCGTTGTCACCACCAAGAGAAAGGAGACAACAGAAAGCAGAAGAGAAGCAGAACAAGCATGCTATAAATGTAGATGTTGAAACGATTAATGAATCGAATGTAGATGCTGAAAATCCAAAAGTTAGTTTTAAAGAAGACATTGAGTCTATCCATGAGCCAAATAATGAAACTCTTGTATTGTCAAAACTGACTATTCATGGTGAAGAAACAAAATACTTTTACCTCTATGAGAGAAGGATTGAAAATCTTGCTGCCATCAAAATTCAGACAGCATTTCGTGGTTAtctt GCAAAGAAAGCTTTGAGAGCACTAAAGGGACTAGTGAGGCTTCAAGCTATTGTTCGTGGTAGGGCTGTTCGACGTCAGGCTATTGCTACACTTAGGTCCTTGCAGTCAATTGTAAACATTCAATCTGAAGTATGTGCAAAGAGATGTGATAATCAGGTGAAAAACACAGTACATTGTCAAGAGAAAACGTTGATGGATCTCGGAGAGAAAGATATCAAG ATTGATCTAAGCAGCCAGAAAAGGTGGGACAATCGATATTTATCTAAGGAAGAAGCAAACAAGATGTTCTCAAGCAAAAGGGAGGCTGCGATCAAGAGAGAACGTATAAGAGAATACTGGTTAAGCCATCGA AGATCAACAGAATCAGACATAAATGGAAGAAGGCGATACTGGTTAGAACAATGGGTAGATGCTCAGCTGGCTAAAAGAGATGACCTTAAAAACGTGGACACGCTTTTCTCAGCAAGAAACAGAGAAGAATTCGAGAGAAAAGAAATGAAGCCAAAGCCTTCTCTAAGACAATACCATACAGATCAAGAATTGGTTTCACCAGTATATGTTCCAAGAAGATCATTTCACCACAGAAGACAGAAATCAACTGGGGATCATGACAATACTTTCATGGGATCTCCTTCGATTCCAACTTACATGGCAGCCACGGAATCTGCAAAAGCAAAAGCAAGATCAATGAGTTCACCAAGGCTAAGACCAATCAATACTGATGTCTACTCTGAGATCAATTCTCCCTACAAGTACAAACTATCTCCCATATCTTCTATCAACAGCGATGCCACGGTCACAAGTAGAATTGGAAGTGTTCCTGGCTTCTCACAAAGATCACCATGCTTAAAAGGAACACCTGGTCCCATAAAATCAACAAGGAGCATTAAGGACCTAAGCTTTGGATCAGATGGAGCATTTGCAAATTGGGATCGCATCGGCGCCTGCAGGTGA
- the LOC107027541 gene encoding germin-like protein subfamily 1 member 13, which yields MRMWWLITTLAISAFICNSPVYAYDNNPLQDICVAVNDSQAAVFVNGKICKDPKLATADDFFFSGLNVSGNESTLFGFATTHVDINTMPGLNTLGISIVRVDLEPQGLVPLHTHLLATELITVLEGTVYAGFLVPDPANFFKSRLFSKILNPGDVFVIPQGLIRFTNNLEHKKATFLASFNSQNPEAIAIPSSIFASEPPIMDDILAKGFQLDETQIAELRKKFS from the exons ATGAGGATGTGGTGGTTGATAACAACATTAGCCATTAGTGCTTTCATTTGTAATTCCCCTGTTTATGCTTATGATAACAACCCTCTACAGGACATATGTGTTGCTGTTAACGACTCTCAGGCTGCAG TTTTTGTGAACGGAAAGATTTGCAAAGACCCAAAGCTTGCAACAGCAGATGATTTCTTTTTCTCAGGTCTTAATGTTAGTGGAAATGAATCGACTTTGTTTGGTTTTGCTACAACTCATGTGGATATAAACACCATGCCTGGACTCAACACTCTTGGTATATCTATTGTTCGTGTTGACTTGGAACCGCAGGGTCTTGTTCCACTTCACACGCACCTTCTAGCTACTGAGTTGATAACTGTTCTGGAGGGTACTGTTTATGCTGGATTTCTTGTACCTGATCCTGCAAACTTCTTTAAGAGTCGTCTCTTCTCCAAAATCTTAAATCCTGGCGATGTGTTTGTGATCCCACAAGGTCTAATCCGCTTTACGAATAATTTGGAACACAAAAAAGCTACTTTTCTAGCTAGTTTCAACAGTCAAAATCCTGAAGCCATCGCGATTCCAAGTTCTATCTTTGCTTCAGAACCACCAATTATGGACGACATTCTTGCCAAAGGCTTCCAGCTTGATGAGACACAGATTGCAGAACTTCGAAAGAAATTCTCTTAg